A window of Cryptomeria japonica chromosome 3, Sugi_1.0, whole genome shotgun sequence contains these coding sequences:
- the LOC131074423 gene encoding F-box/kelch-repeat protein At1g15670-like, which translates to MDFLQELPEQIFRDILLRVPYKSQRKIKELLEPAKEMMECSQFYQDKIKFGLAKKYVCLLEEAAITIYDPVDQSSIMRSCIPTGFHLDRKSQIVCAKHKLVLLGLKLNRNYTSTILIYDLLSNTWKQGDQIPTVTNSFACCASPEGSIYVAGGYVGVYADFSSPSRKAAVYKVDEDEWELLPDMHHEISYCGAVFFEGMFYVITCTDRTQRFDPSTRVWTTVNLSFYIPRYVYAMFGRLIAVTEKKIEQYDWEGNVWGELELLPQKLRYIQVTVWRDQIFLCGNETTPKFYMYKPGAALSQRWISLDEPKFSVYATVKSIVTIDI; encoded by the coding sequence ATGGATTTTCTGCAGGAACTCCCTGAACAAATATTTCGAGATATATTATTGAGAGTGCCATATAAATCTCAGCGAAagattaaggagttgttggaaccTGCTAAAGAAATGATGGAATGTTCTCAATTTTATCAAGATAAAATTAAGTTTGGGCTGGCTAAAAAATATGTATGCTTGCTCGAGGAAGCTGCGATAACTATatatgatccagttgatcaatccAGTATAATGCGCAGTTGTATTCCCACTGGTTTTCATCTCGACAGGAAATCTCAGATTGTGTGTGCTAAACATAAGCTTGTTTTGTTGGGTTTGAAATTGAATCGAAATTATACTTCAACAATtttgatttatgatttattatCTAATACATGGAAACAAGGGGATCAAATTCCAACTGTGACAAATAGTTTTGCATGTTGTGCCTCACCTGAGGGATCAATTTACGTTGCCGGAGGGTATGTAGGAGTGTATGCCGATTTTAGTTCTCCATCACGTAAAGCAGCAGTATATAAAGTAGATGAAGATGAGTGGGAGCTTCTTCCTGACATGCACCATGAAATTAGCTATTGTGGGGCTGTTTTTTTTGAAGGAATGTTTTATGTCATTACTTGTACTGATAGAACTCAAAGATTTGATCCCAGCACAAGAGTATGGACAACAGTTAATTTGTCTTTTTACATTCCACGGTACGTATATGCTATGTTTGGACGGCTAATTGCGGTTACAGAAAAAAAAATAGAGCAATATGATTGGGAGGGAAATGTGTGGGGAGAATTGGAACTCCTCCCTCAAAAACTTAGGTATATTCAAGTCACAGTGTGGCGTGACCAAATTTTCTTGTGCGGAAATGAGACGACTCCCAAATTTTATATGTATAAGCCTGGAGCAGCTCTATCTCAGAGGTGGATTTCTCTCGATGAGCCGAAATTTTCAGTGTACGCGACAGTCAAATCTATTGTCACAATAGATATTTAA